The window GATGAAGAGACCCTAATTTCAAAAGGAAAAGAGATTGCTCAAGAAGTGATTCAAATTTTACGTAATCAAGAAGAGTTTAAATCTATTCCTATTATGATTGGATTATACATTGTTGAAGAAGAAAGTGCGGTCACACCGGGACATATGGTAGCTAAAACATTAGTTGCAGCAGAGAGTGAACAAATTAAAGACTGGAAAGCCGTTAATGAACATTATTACTTACTTCCAAATGAGAATACCTTCGCTATTGATGCAAATATCTCTAATCAGTACAGTGAATTCAAAGAAATTATAAAGGAGTATTATCCACATTATTATGGAATTATAGGTGTGGCACATTTTATAGATAATAAATTAGAAAACTTAGAAATCACTGTGAATATTGACTTCTACGGTTTGGCTGAGAAGATCTCCTTTCATCAATTGCTAAGTCAACTTATTAAAGAAACCTTTTCACCCCAATATAATATCAATGTTGTCGTTCGCTCAAGTGATGAAATTTACGGGGTATTGTTACGCCCAGCTAACAGTGATGAGGTTGAATTAAAAATAATAAGTTGGAAATAGCAAGTATGTGAGAAAGAGGATGAAATGAAGAAATTATTTTGGCGTTTAACGATGATGTTTTGGGGAGTATTTAGTGTGGTTCTAGTATCCTTTCTAATTACTTTTTATTTGAATTATGAAAAAAGTTATATGCAGAAGCTATTAGAATTTGATAATCAAGTTAAAGATGTCGTCAGTATGATTGATAAAAATTTTAAGGAGTATACTCGAATAGTCAAACTAGAAGAGTTTAGGTCCATTTGTATCTTGGAAGAAAATTTAGAGATTTTTAAAATGATGGATTCGGAAGAAGTTAATACTTTACTAAATCAACAATTATTAGTTAGCGATGAAAGTATGACTGAAGAGGAAAAATTGTTTTACTTAGCTTATTCAAAAACAGTTAATTTAGTAAATGAATTGCTACCTAACATAAAAGAACTGTATGAAAATGAATATGAGATTCTTGAGTTTATATTTATTCCATTTTATGATGAATCGATGAATCAAACAGTTTTTGCTGAAAAATTCAATCAATCTCAGCTGATTGAATTACAAGATGGATTATTCATGTTTAATGAACCTATTCAACAAAAAGATAATATTTGGGCAGCTTATCAAGTAGTGGAATGGGAAGATGAAATACTAGGGTACTTCCAACTTGTGTTTAAAACAATTAATACTGAAGAAATTTTTCCATACTCTCATCTTAATAAAGGTCTTTACTATGTGGATAATCAATTATATACAGATAATGATCTTCCATCTGATTTAAAAGAAAAGCTGCTACCAGCTAGCTTTGAAGAGGCATCTTCTATCTTAAAAGATGAAGGGTATTATTTAAGTCAACATACATCCGAAGTGATGAACTTAAAAGTCATTCACTATCAGTTAAAAAATCAGTTACGAGCGTCCGTCATTGCTCAGACGATCAGTTTATTTGAATTAAGTGTTATTCTTTTAATTCTTTTATTTTTACTAGTCTCTTACATTTTATTTATGTCCATTGTCAAACCATGTTACTTATTAGTTGATTACGTCAAGCGATGTAGTGAAGGAAATTATAAAATACCTTCAAATATTTGTAAAAGTTGGCGATCTTCTTTTTTAATGGTTAGAAATGCTTATTTAGAAAATGAACGATTATTAAATGTAAAAGATAGTCAAAGTCAAGAATTAGAGTATGCTTGGAAACGTACGCTTGTAGCGAGTCAAGCAAAGACTCATTTCTTAGCTAAAGTTTCTCACGAATTAAAGACACCTTTAAATGCGATCAAAGGCTATGTGCAAGTTTTAAAACTAAGCATTGATCAGCCAAAACAAAAAAACAACTAGAGATTATTGAACACTCGAGTGATTTATTATTAAAACACGTAAATGAATTACTTGATTTCTCAATGATTGAAGATGGAAAAGTTAAGTTAGCTATTCACAAACTCGATATTTTTCAAACGGCCCATGAAGTTGAAGAATTATTTATGATTGAGGCAGCGAATAAAGGAATAGAACTAACAGTCATAATTGATGAATCAATTCCTCATCAGTTATATGGAGATAATGACCGTATTAAACAAATTATTATAAATTTAGTGTCTAACGCTATTAAGTTTACCGATATTGGAGAAATTAAAGTTAGCTTTGATTTAGATTATGAAAATGAATTTGAGGTTTACTTGAGTATTAAAGTAGAAGATACGGGTAAAGGTATTGCACCCAATAAGCTAGAATTTATTTTTGAGGCTTTTGCACAAGAAAATAATACGATTTCAAGACGCTATGGAGGAACAGGACTAGGATTGAGTATTTCGAAGCGATTAGCAGATGTGATGGGTGGAAACTTGACAGTAGAAAGTACGCTCGAAGTAGGATCAACCTTCACACTCTTTTTACCTTTAGCTAAAACGTTAGTTGAGGAAGAGCAATGTTAGAAGAAAGCAAGAGGTGAACTTAAATGAATGATAAAATTGTTGTAAAAGGTGCAAGAGAACAAAATTTAAAAAATATTGATGTAGAAATTCCAAGAAATCAACTAGTTGTTTTAACGGGACTATCTGGTTCAGGAAAATCATCACTTGCTTTTGAAACCATCTATGCAGAAGGACAACGACGTTATGTGGAAAGTTTATCTGCATATGCTAGACAATTTTTAGGTAATATGGAAAAACCAGATGTGGATTCGATTGAAGGACTTTCGCCAGCTATTTCGATTGATCAAAAAACAACTAATCGAAATCCTCGTTCAACGGTAGGAACTGTAACCGAAATTTATGACTATTTACGTTTATTATTTTCTAGAATTGGAAAACCTGTTTGTCCAACGCATCATATAGAAATTCAAGCACAGTCCGTCGAGCAAATGGTTGATCGCTTATATGAATATCCGGAGCGAACACGTATGCAAATTTTAGCTCCGATTGTTGTTGGAAAAAAAGGAACACATACAAAAGTTTTAGAACAATTAAAAAAAGATGGATATATTCGAGTTCGCATTAATGGTGAGATGCTAGATTTAGATGAAGAAATTACGTTAAATAAAAATAAAAAGCATACGATTGAAGTTATTGTGGACCGAATTTCATTAAGACCAGATGCCACTGCAAGGGTGGCAGATTCCATCGAAACAGCTTTGAATCTTGGTAATGGAAAAGTGTTAGTGGATATAGTAGGTCAAGAGGAGTTAGTTTTTAGTGAACATTTTTCTTGTCCTTACTGTGATTTTTCAGTTGGTGACTTAGAGCCACGGATGTTTTCATTTAACTCTCCCTTTGGTGCTTGTCCTGAATGTAGTGGACTAGGTGTTCAAAAGAAAATCGATGTTGATTTATTAATTCCAGATCCGAAGTTATCGATTTCACAAGGTGCTATTCGTGGATGGGAAAAAGAAGAGAATTATGGACGAAAACTTTTAGATACGGTTTGTCGACATTATGAAATAGATTTAGATAAACCGTTTGAAGAGTTAACTGAAAAAGAAAAAAATATTGTTTTATATGGAACAACAGAACCTATTCATTTTCAACTACAGTCGGAGAGTGGAATTAAACAAGAAAAGTTTGATGTTTATGAGGGCGTTGTTAATAATTTAGAGCGACGTTATATCGAAACCAACTCGTCATTTATGCGTGAGTGGATCGAAGGATTCATGTCTGATTTAACTTGTAAACAGTGCGATGGAAAGCGACTATCAGAAGAAGCTTTATCTGTTTTAGTAGATGGAAAGAACATTAATGACTTTACCGATTTATCGATTCAGGAAGCATTAGACTTTATTAAGAATTTAGATTTAAGTGAAAAAGATAAGCTGATTGCAAATTTAATCTTAAAGGAAATTATTGAACGTCTAAGTTTTTTAGTAAACGTTGGATTAGATTACTTAACATTAAGTCGTTCAGCGGGATCACTTTCTGGAGGAGAAGCACAGCGTATTCGTTTAGCTACTCAAATTGGTTCAAGATTATCAGGTGTTTTATACGTATTAGACGAACCTTCCATTGGTTTACATCAACGAGATAATGATCGTCTAATAGAAACACTTAAATCAATGCGTGATTTAGGAAACACATTGATTGTAGTTGAACACGATGAAGACACAATGATGGCTTGTGATTATTTAATTGATATCGGTCCTGGTGCAGGAATTCATGGTGGACAAATTGTCGCTCAAGGGACACCAGAAGAAGTGATGGAAAATGAAGCTTCGATAACTGGTCAGTATTTAAGTGGAAAAAAACAAATTTATTTACCGAAAGAACGCCGAAAAGGAAATGGAAACTTCATTGAAGTAAAAGGTGCAAAAGAAAATAACTTAAAGAATGTGAATCTTTCAATTCCGATGGGAATTATGAATGTAGTAACGGGTGTTTCTGGTTCAGGAAAATCGACATTAATTAATGATATTTTGTATCGATCGATTGCCTCAAAGCTTTATCGAACTAAAGATAAACCAGGTAAACATAAAGAATTAAAAGGGATTGAATATATTGAAAAAATTATTGATATTGATCAATCCCCAATTGGACGTACTCCACGGTCAAATCCTGCGACTTATACAGGAGTATTTGATGACATTCGTGATTTATTTGCATCAACTAATGAAGCAAAAGTACGTGGATATCAAAAAGGACGCTTCTCGTTTAATGTAAAAGGTGGACGTTGTGAAGCTTGTCGAGGAGACGGATTATTAAAGATTGAAATGCACTTCTTACCAGATGTTTTCGTTCCATGTGAAGTTTGTCATGGGAAACGTTATAATCGTGAAACGCTAACGGTGACTTATCGCGGGAAAAATATTGCTGATGTTTTAGAAATGACAATAGAAGATGCTCATGTATTTTTTGAAAATCATCCTAAAATTTCGCGTAAGTTAAAAACATTGTGTGATGTTGGATTAGGCTATCTAAAACTTGGACAACCGGCATCTACTTTATCGGGAGGAGAAGCACAGCGTGTTAAATTAGCATCAGAGCTTCACCGCCGTATTACAGATAAAACAGTTTATATTTTAGATGAACCGACAACTGGACTTCATATTGATGATGTGAAACGATTATTAAAGGTATTAAATCGCATGGTTGAAGAAGGTGCGACGATTATTATCATCGAACATAATTTAGATGTCATTAAAATGGCTGACTATATTATTGACTTAGGTCCAGAAGGTGGGACACGAGGTGGAACGATTATTGCTAAAGGGACACCAGAAGAAGTTGCTAATGTAGAGGGATCATATACAGGGAAATATTTAAAGAAAATTTTAGATCGTGATCAAAAAAGACAATCTTAAAAAGCTCTGTTAACTCAGAGCTTTTTTCAAATTTTTATTCCACTTTTGGATATATTAGATAAAAAATAAATTATCTGGTTTGGCTCATCACTAACAATGGTAGGTGACAAATCCTGATTTACAATTTTTGTAATTACACTCTTGATAGATTCTATTTTCGTAGATCGTTCTATTCCGCAAGAAATAACACCTTCTCTGAAGTGTTTTTATTTTATTATTTCGCCCTTCAACTGCTGCATTCGTGTATCGACAGTGGTGATAGTTAGATATTTCTTGAGTCCAATTTTTAAAGGGTTTTAAACCTTCGTTTAACTCTGGGATATTTAGACTTTCTCCTTTTTCAATCCACTTATTAAGTCTTCGATACGAGTTTGAGGAATCACTTAATTCATACCAATCGATTAACTGTTCCTTTATCTGATAAACATCAGCAAGTTCATTTGAAAAGCTTAAAAGCTTTCGTAACTTGGTTTGGTCTTTTTCCTTTAACTCATCCCATCGTTGATTCAGAAGATTTTTATGTCGCTTCAAATACTTGACACTATCTGGAGCTAATGTCTGACTGATTCTTCTTCTAACCGCTTGTAGAGCCTCGGTTATGTATCGATTAACATGAAAACGATCAGCGATACGCAAGGCATTAGGAAAGACTTTAGCACAAAATTTATGATAGCTTCGAGATAAATCCATCACAACGGCTTTCGGGTTCAATCGTGTTAAATAGATCATTAAATCTTTATTTTCAATCAGGTCAGTATAGGTTCTCCCTTTGATGATCATTAACAAATTTTCATGCTTAAGATCATGAATACCAGTATTATAGCTATGTCCCTTTCTAATCGCAAAGTCATCCATTCCTAAGACCAGATGGTTACATTCTTCAGCCGTTTGAATGACTGTTTCTTGAAGTTTCGGAACTTGTTCATTGAGATGTTTTTTTACGATACGTTCGCAAGTTGAATAGGGAAGATTAAATAATTTGGCTACCTGTTGAACCGTAGATCCTGACAGTGAATGAGCAACTTTTTGTTGAAAAGCAATCGTATAGCGACTTCGCTGGTCAATAAAAGCATATTGATAAGTGAAATAAAAATCGCAAGCTTTACACCATAAACGTTGCATAGGGAGCATGAGATAGGTTTCATATTGAAAACAATCTAAATGTCTAACTGTTCGATAGTTTTGACGCGTGCCAATCGAAATGACATGACGATTTGTTTGGCAACAAGGACACGCTTGATGAATGTCTAATGGAGTCGCAGTTAAAAAAAGAGATTGATTCTCTGAAATAGAAAAGTTAGTGATTGTAATGTCTTGTAAGTTAATTAAATAATTGATATCATGTAAGTACATCTAAAATCTCCGTATTTTTTGTTTGGTGGTACTTACAAGAATACTAGATTTTAGATGTTTTTTTTATTGGTTTTATATGGAATATATTAGATTGAAATTAGTCAAATACCATTAATGGTGAAGACCCTCTGGTTTAGACAAAAAAATCTATCAAAAATAAAGAAAATAGCGAAAAACGAACGAAATGTGTTTTTTAAGTTCATGAATGTGTCCTATCTATGTAAAAAGTGTATTAAACTTGGATTTAAACAGGCTATTCGGTTGACCTTCATTTTGTTGACGTGCTATGATAGGCACGTCGTAAGCTCACTCTAGAAAGATTACTTGCTTGTTTATCGGACGTAAAGAAGGAGGTGAACTGTTGCTAAAAAGCTCACCCCCATATCCAAAATGGACGGTAGTTATTTTAGGCAACAGGCGCATGAGATGAAACGAGATCTAATTGCATTTATTATGTCATTATGCGTAATTGTAGTTGGAATCTACGCTGTCATGCAATCCAACTTGAAGGAAGTAAACATCAATGATAATGGAGAGCTGAATACATTCACCACGTATCAACAAACGGTGGATGGCTTGCTTAAAGAGCAAGGAATAAGAGTTGGAAATTTCGATGATATGAATGTAAGTTTTGATGATCAAGTCTATGATGGCATGGACATTGAAATTAGTCGTGCTCAGTCAGTCGTTATTAACGATGGCGGAATCAAAACTTTAGTCATGACAACAGAATCAACAGTAAATGATGTATTAAAAGAGCGTAGCATTGAGCTAGGTTCAAATGATGAAATTTCAGTTGCCCAAACGGCCTCAGTTGAAGGTGATATGGAAATTGAAATTACACGTGTAGAAAAGGCATACGAATCAGTGTTTGAGGAAATAGAATTAAATACTGAGTATGTTTACACAGACGACATTCCACAAGGGGAACAAGAAGTAAGGAATGAAGGTTCGCCAAAAGTAGTCGAACACGTCATCGAGAAGGTTTATAAGAATGGAACACAAGTCGAAGAAACTGAAGTGAAGACGAATGTAGTTGACGAAGGTCAAACTAAAACGATTGCAATTGGAACGGGTCCAATTACATCTTTCGTTGCTAATATGACTGCATATGATACAAACTGTGCAGGATGTGGAACACGAGTGGCGTGTAAACCATACCCAGATATTAGCTCAACCATTTACTATAATGATAGTACATATGGTTCAGTTCGCATTGTTGCCGCAGGAAAAGAGTATCCTTGTGGGACAATTGTAGATATTGATGGTATAGGAAAAGCGATTGTCTTAGATCGCGGAAGTGCTATTACCGGAAATGATTTAGATTTACTGGTCAACACAAATCCATGGGATTTTGGCCGCAGATACAAACAAACTAAAGTCCTCAGATTGGGCTGGTAATCTTTCATTTACAAAGCGTAGTTATCGCTAAAATTTTATATGCTTATAAAGGGATGGACAGTTAGTGAAAGTTCTTACGACAATCAATAATTAATCTCATTAGCTGAAGCTATAAATGATAATTGCGTGTTTTGTAAATACAAAAAAAGTTCGTTGACTTTAACAAAAGATGTTAAAAGTTGACGGACTTTTTTTTGTACATAAAACTATGTCGTGTTGTAGCTTTTTAATTCTATAGATAAGGAATGTAATTTACAACAATTACTAAAACTATTGTGCTAAAATTGACTTATGATACAATAGAATTGACTAATTTGAGGAGGCATATAGTGTGAGTCATAAGGATGTAAAATCAAATCATGAAATCATAGATGAAGAAGATGTGATTGAAAATCTTACAGATGGAAATGATAAAAAAAGAGGTAGTCAAGTGCAAGATGAAGAGAACTCTTTTCAACAGCGACAGATTATTTACACGAAACAAATAGGCTGCTTGGATTTTAGATCAATGGTTATTAACTTAGGCATCTATACGCTTGTTTTAATGGTGACTAGCGGTTTGTTTGAAGGTGTTTATATTTCAAGTTTTTTTAACGCAGTCAATACCGCTTTAGTAATGTTAGTTCTAAATATTCTTTTAAAACCGATTTTAATCGTCATTACTTTACCGTTAACGATTATGACGTTTGGATTATTCTACGTTGTTGTGAATGGTTTTTTATTGTGGATGACAGACTATTTAATGGGACCATCATTTGAAATTAATTCATTTGGATTAGCTATCTTAGCTTCAGTTTTTATCTCATTATTACGTATGGCAATTAATCATTATATTTTAAAAGAAGATTCGTTAAAAATTAATATGTAGGTACGTATTATTCATTCACTTCTCTCATAGTCATTAGATACATAATTTAATTTGGTGGTGAAAAAGTTATGAATGTAGTAACAGTTCAAGATTTAGTAGAAGAATTAAAGTTAGAGGTTATTTCACAGGCGGCATCATTAGATCGTAAAATTACAGAACAAATGTTATCGCGTCCTGGAATGGAGTTAACAGGAGTCGTTGAATATTTTCGTGATAGTGCTAAACGACGCGTCCAAATTATTGGAACAAAAGAATGGTTATATCTTCAATCTTTAGATAGTGATGTTCGACGTGAACGTGCACGAGTCCTATTTACAGATGAAACACCTGTTATTGTATTTTCAAAGAACTTTGAAGTTCCACAAGAAATGATTGAATTATCAGAACAAACAGGTGTTCCTTTACTTAGAAGTCAAAAAGAAACTACCGTCTTATTTACTGCTATTTCAAACTATTTAGAAGAGGCTTTATCACCAATTGAATCTGTTCACGGCGTATTAGTCGATGTAAATGGGATTGGGGTATTAATTACAGGAAAAAGTAGTATAGGAAAAAGTGAGACAGCCTTAGAACTGATTCACCGTGGCCATCAATTAATTGCCGATGATCGTGTCGACATCTATGAAAAAGAACCGGGTCTTGTTGTTGGGCGTGCACCAGAATTATTACAACAATTTATTGAGGTACGTGGAATTGGGATTATTAACGTTGTAGAAATGTTTGGAGCACGTGCTTACCGACATAAAAAACGCGTGACATTAATGATTGAACTAGAAGATTGGAATAACGAAAAAATTTATAATCGTATTGGATTATCAGATGAGACAACACGTTTATTTAATACGGATATTACAAAGATTACGATTCCAGTTCGTCCAGGTCGTTCAATTGCGTCTTTAATTGAAGTTGCGGCAATGAACCATCGATTAAAAGTGATGGGGTATAATGCAGCAGAAGATTTTACTAACCAATTAAA of the Turicibacter sp. TJ11 genome contains:
- a CDS encoding HAMP domain-containing sensor histidine kinase; its protein translation is MKKLFWRLTMMFWGVFSVVLVSFLITFYLNYEKSYMQKLLEFDNQVKDVVSMIDKNFKEYTRIVKLEEFRSICILEENLEIFKMMDSEEVNTLLNQQLLVSDESMTEEEKLFYLAYSKTVNLVNELLPNIKELYENEYEILEFIFIPFYDESMNQTVFAEKFNQSQLIELQDGLFMFNEPIQQKDNIWAAYQVVEWEDEILGYFQLVFKTINTEEIFPYSHLNKGLYYVDNQLYTDNDLPSDLKEKLLPASFEEASSILKDEGYYLSQHTSEVMNLKVIHYQLKNQLRASVIAQTISLFELSVILLILLFLLVSYILFMSIVKPCYLLVDYVKRCSEGNYKIPSNICKSWRSSFLMVRNAYLENERLLNVKDSQSQELEYAWKRTLVASQAKTHFLAKVSHELKTPLNAIKGYVQVLKLSIDQPKQKNN
- a CDS encoding ATP-binding protein, encoding MIEDGKVKLAIHKLDIFQTAHEVEELFMIEAANKGIELTVIIDESIPHQLYGDNDRIKQIIINLVSNAIKFTDIGEIKVSFDLDYENEFEVYLSIKVEDTGKGIAPNKLEFIFEAFAQENNTISRRYGGTGLGLSISKRLADVMGGNLTVESTLEVGSTFTLFLPLAKTLVEEEQC
- the uvrA gene encoding excinuclease ABC subunit UvrA codes for the protein MNDKIVVKGAREQNLKNIDVEIPRNQLVVLTGLSGSGKSSLAFETIYAEGQRRYVESLSAYARQFLGNMEKPDVDSIEGLSPAISIDQKTTNRNPRSTVGTVTEIYDYLRLLFSRIGKPVCPTHHIEIQAQSVEQMVDRLYEYPERTRMQILAPIVVGKKGTHTKVLEQLKKDGYIRVRINGEMLDLDEEITLNKNKKHTIEVIVDRISLRPDATARVADSIETALNLGNGKVLVDIVGQEELVFSEHFSCPYCDFSVGDLEPRMFSFNSPFGACPECSGLGVQKKIDVDLLIPDPKLSISQGAIRGWEKEENYGRKLLDTVCRHYEIDLDKPFEELTEKEKNIVLYGTTEPIHFQLQSESGIKQEKFDVYEGVVNNLERRYIETNSSFMREWIEGFMSDLTCKQCDGKRLSEEALSVLVDGKNINDFTDLSIQEALDFIKNLDLSEKDKLIANLILKEIIERLSFLVNVGLDYLTLSRSAGSLSGGEAQRIRLATQIGSRLSGVLYVLDEPSIGLHQRDNDRLIETLKSMRDLGNTLIVVEHDEDTMMACDYLIDIGPGAGIHGGQIVAQGTPEEVMENEASITGQYLSGKKQIYLPKERRKGNGNFIEVKGAKENNLKNVNLSIPMGIMNVVTGVSGSGKSTLINDILYRSIASKLYRTKDKPGKHKELKGIEYIEKIIDIDQSPIGRTPRSNPATYTGVFDDIRDLFASTNEAKVRGYQKGRFSFNVKGGRCEACRGDGLLKIEMHFLPDVFVPCEVCHGKRYNRETLTVTYRGKNIADVLEMTIEDAHVFFENHPKISRKLKTLCDVGLGYLKLGQPASTLSGGEAQRVKLASELHRRITDKTVYILDEPTTGLHIDDVKRLLKVLNRMVEEGATIIIIEHNLDVIKMADYIIDLGPEGGTRGGTIIAKGTPEEVANVEGSYTGKYLKKILDRDQKRQS
- a CDS encoding ISL3 family transposase, which translates into the protein MYLHDINYLINLQDITITNFSISENQSLFLTATPLDIHQACPCCQTNRHVISIGTRQNYRTVRHLDCFQYETYLMLPMQRLWCKACDFYFTYQYAFIDQRSRYTIAFQQKVAHSLSGSTVQQVAKLFNLPYSTCERIVKKHLNEQVPKLQETVIQTAEECNHLVLGMDDFAIRKGHSYNTGIHDLKHENLLMIIKGRTYTDLIENKDLMIYLTRLNPKAVVMDLSRSYHKFCAKVFPNALRIADRFHVNRYITEALQAVRRRISQTLAPDSVKYLKRHKNLLNQRWDELKEKDQTKLRKLLSFSNELADVYQIKEQLIDWYELSDSSNSYRRLNKWIEKGESLNIPELNEGLKPFKNWTQEISNYHHCRYTNAAVEGRNNKIKTLQRRCYFLRNRTIYENRIYQECNYKNCKSGFVTYHC
- a CDS encoding 3D domain-containing protein, producing MKRDLIAFIMSLCVIVVGIYAVMQSNLKEVNINDNGELNTFTTYQQTVDGLLKEQGIRVGNFDDMNVSFDDQVYDGMDIEISRAQSVVINDGGIKTLVMTTESTVNDVLKERSIELGSNDEISVAQTASVEGDMEIEITRVEKAYESVFEEIELNTEYVYTDDIPQGEQEVRNEGSPKVVEHVIEKVYKNGTQVEETEVKTNVVDEGQTKTIAIGTGPITSFVANMTAYDTNCAGCGTRVACKPYPDISSTIYYNDSTYGSVRIVAAGKEYPCGTIVDIDGIGKAIVLDRGSAITGNDLDLLVNTNPWDFGRRYKQTKVLRLGW
- a CDS encoding phage holin family protein: MSHKDVKSNHEIIDEEDVIENLTDGNDKKRGSQVQDEENSFQQRQIIYTKQIGCLDFRSMVINLGIYTLVLMVTSGLFEGVYISSFFNAVNTALVMLVLNILLKPILIVITLPLTIMTFGLFYVVVNGFLLWMTDYLMGPSFEINSFGLAILASVFISLLRMAINHYILKEDSLKINM
- the hprK gene encoding HPr(Ser) kinase/phosphatase, with translation MNVVTVQDLVEELKLEVISQAASLDRKITEQMLSRPGMELTGVVEYFRDSAKRRVQIIGTKEWLYLQSLDSDVRRERARVLFTDETPVIVFSKNFEVPQEMIELSEQTGVPLLRSQKETTVLFTAISNYLEEALSPIESVHGVLVDVNGIGVLITGKSSIGKSETALELIHRGHQLIADDRVDIYEKEPGLVVGRAPELLQQFIEVRGIGIINVVEMFGARAYRHKKRVTLMIELEDWNNEKIYNRIGLSDETTRLFNTDITKITIPVRPGRSIASLIEVAAMNHRLKVMGYNAAEDFTNQLNNYIKTKSNN